In Actinoplanes derwentensis, the following proteins share a genomic window:
- a CDS encoding amidohydrolase, with amino-acid sequence MSGELVIIGDVITLDPVRPRVTAVAIVNGRIAATGSPADARAAVPAGTPEVTVSGTIIPGFVDSHVHLLWAGRRASRVSLTGATSIAEVQQRIRAHALANPGDGWIEADDDLDPWDLAENRLPTAAELETAAPGRGVLLDRRGHDALVNTTALHRAGITSATPDPPGGRIDRDPNGEPTGLLVEHPAVALARAVIPPPSGADHHRWIENGQRELLAHGITTAMDPAVSTAELSAYADAARAGTLQLRVTAMPLGSETTTFADLDRAAETCGLETADPHLLVRGPTKLFLDGGGSLGTALLSTPWPTHPTPPASPEPTPAAGPSPAEPAPLPTSTLTPSSATPSSGVVEPLGVGPSQPSAAEPGPVDPAYSEPVSCGVVEHSDYHGNQTLSREVVLAHCREAALAGRGAGVHAVGDAAIDLVLDVLGEVDAVTPVAGLGFHLIHAYLGPSPDAMRRARDLGVRVSAHPALQWDFGLGLIDRLGEDRAAAANPLRSWLDAGVEVGGGSDGPGPPMAPLHGMWQARTRHVRGRETPLGPEQAITAPEALELFTTGAARITGGPGTGRLRPGDPADLAFLTGDPLTPDPDTLRSLTVTATMVNGRLVFERPDFQQTTTTQPTTQPADPEPADPERAGPERVDRAAVDPAAADSMLVDVGSVVPEQVASQGAATGMSGAGTVAGGWVSPGRRVWGWAVSGRAVLGTVGDVAGG; translated from the coding sequence ATGAGTGGTGAGCTGGTAATCATCGGCGACGTGATCACCCTGGACCCGGTCCGGCCCCGCGTCACCGCGGTCGCGATCGTGAACGGCCGGATAGCCGCCACCGGCAGCCCCGCAGACGCGCGCGCGGCGGTTCCGGCCGGAACACCCGAGGTCACCGTGTCCGGCACGATCATCCCCGGTTTCGTCGACAGCCACGTGCATCTGCTCTGGGCCGGACGACGGGCATCCCGGGTGTCCCTGACCGGCGCCACCTCGATCGCCGAAGTGCAGCAGCGTATCCGCGCGCACGCCCTCGCGAACCCCGGCGACGGCTGGATCGAAGCCGACGACGACCTGGACCCGTGGGACCTGGCCGAGAACCGCCTGCCCACCGCCGCCGAACTGGAGACAGCCGCCCCCGGCCGCGGCGTCCTGCTGGACCGGCGCGGCCATGACGCCCTGGTCAACACGACCGCACTGCACCGGGCCGGTATCACCTCGGCCACTCCCGACCCGCCGGGCGGGCGCATCGACCGCGACCCGAACGGCGAACCGACCGGCCTGCTCGTCGAACATCCGGCGGTCGCACTGGCCCGGGCCGTCATCCCACCGCCGTCCGGCGCCGACCACCACCGCTGGATCGAAAACGGCCAGCGGGAACTCCTCGCCCACGGCATCACCACCGCGATGGACCCGGCGGTGTCCACGGCCGAACTGTCCGCCTACGCGGACGCGGCCCGCGCCGGCACCCTCCAGCTCCGGGTGACGGCGATGCCGCTCGGTTCGGAGACCACCACGTTCGCGGACCTGGACCGGGCCGCCGAGACGTGCGGCCTGGAAACCGCAGACCCCCATCTGCTGGTACGAGGCCCCACCAAACTCTTCCTGGACGGCGGCGGCTCCCTCGGCACAGCTCTGCTCTCCACACCGTGGCCCACTCACCCCACCCCACCGGCGTCTCCCGAGCCGACCCCGGCCGCAGGCCCGTCACCAGCCGAACCGGCGCCGCTGCCCACATCGACGCTTACCCCTTCCTCCGCTACCCCTTCCTCCGGTGTCGTGGAGCCCTTGGGTGTCGGCCCTTCCCAACCCTCAGCCGCAGAACCTGGCCCGGTGGACCCTGCCTACAGCGAGCCGGTTTCCTGCGGGGTCGTCGAGCATTCCGACTACCACGGGAATCAGACGCTGAGCAGGGAAGTCGTGCTCGCGCATTGCCGGGAAGCGGCGCTGGCCGGGCGTGGAGCAGGGGTGCACGCGGTCGGGGACGCCGCGATCGACCTGGTGCTGGACGTGCTCGGTGAAGTCGACGCGGTGACACCTGTCGCGGGACTGGGATTCCACCTGATCCACGCCTATCTGGGGCCGAGTCCGGACGCGATGCGCCGTGCCCGGGATCTGGGCGTGCGGGTGTCGGCGCATCCGGCGCTCCAATGGGACTTCGGGCTCGGGCTGATCGACCGGCTCGGTGAGGACCGTGCGGCCGCCGCCAATCCACTGCGGTCCTGGCTGGACGCCGGAGTCGAGGTGGGCGGCGGCTCGGACGGTCCCGGACCGCCGATGGCACCGCTGCACGGCATGTGGCAGGCCCGAACCCGGCACGTCCGCGGGCGCGAGACACCACTCGGCCCGGAGCAGGCGATCACCGCGCCCGAAGCCCTGGAACTGTTCACCACCGGCGCGGCCCGGATCACCGGCGGCCCCGGCACCGGTCGGCTCCGCCCCGGCGACCCCGCCGACCTGGCGTTCCTGACCGGCGACCCGCTCACGCCCGACCCGGACACCCTGCGTTCCCTGACCGTGACGGCAACCATGGTCAACGGCCGCCTGGTCTTCGAACGGCCCGACTTCCAGCAGACCACCACCACCCAGCCCACCACCCAGCCAGCCGATCCCGAGCCAGCCGATCCCGAGCGGGCGGGTCCCGAGCGAGTCGATCGCGCGGCGGTAGATCCCGCGGCGGCCGATTCCATGTTGGTCGATGTCGGGTCTGTCGTTCCTGAGCAGGTTGCCTCTCAGGGCGCCGCGACGGGGATGAGTGGCGCTGGGACGGTTGCTGGTGGGTGGGTTTCGCCGGGGCGGCGGGTTTGGGGATGGGCTGTCAGTGGGCGGGCTGTTCTGGGGACGGTGGGTGACGTGGCGGGTGGGTGA
- a CDS encoding sulfite exporter TauE/SafE family protein, protein MGWGEAALLLIAGLAAGMVNAIAGGGSLITFPSMLAIGMPPVAANVSNALSVAPGYAASVVGSRADLAGQGRRVLRVLPTALFGALCGCVLLLNTPRRVFDFVVPFLVVGAALTLAFQKRLRGLVGHPQEVSPKRATLMLHTAVFLCALYGGYFNAALGVLLVAGLALVLDETLARVSALKNLLSALIGVVTILVYSVFGPVNWAAVAVIAPATVVGGYLGARVARKLPANALRAVIVTFGVAVGVYLFIRATTN, encoded by the coding sequence ATGGGCTGGGGTGAAGCGGCTCTGCTGCTGATTGCCGGGCTGGCTGCGGGAATGGTGAACGCTATCGCCGGCGGCGGGTCGCTGATCACGTTTCCGAGCATGCTGGCCATCGGGATGCCGCCGGTGGCCGCCAATGTGAGCAACGCGTTGTCGGTGGCACCCGGATATGCCGCGAGTGTCGTCGGCAGCCGGGCTGACCTGGCCGGTCAAGGCCGGCGGGTGTTGCGGGTGCTGCCGACCGCACTGTTCGGGGCATTGTGCGGATGTGTGCTGCTGCTGAACACGCCCCGGCGGGTATTCGATTTCGTGGTGCCGTTCCTGGTTGTCGGGGCGGCGTTGACGCTCGCTTTTCAGAAACGGTTGCGCGGGCTCGTCGGGCATCCGCAGGAGGTCTCCCCGAAACGGGCGACGCTGATGTTGCACACGGCGGTGTTCTTGTGCGCGCTGTACGGCGGCTATTTCAACGCGGCCCTCGGGGTGCTGCTGGTGGCCGGTCTGGCGCTGGTACTGGACGAGACGCTGGCCAGGGTCAGCGCCCTCAAGAACCTGCTGTCCGCATTGATCGGTGTGGTGACGATTCTGGTGTACAGCGTTTTCGGCCCGGTGAACTGGGCCGCGGTAGCGGTGATCGCCCCGGCCACCGTGGTCGGCGGCTATCTGGGCGCCCGAGTGGCCCGTAAACTCCCGGCGAACGCGTTGCGCGCGGTGATCGTGACGTTCGGCGTAGCTGTCGGGGTCTACCTGTTCATCCGCGCGACTACCAACTGA
- a CDS encoding YybH family protein, translated as MDLVTRLAAFMSWYEQATNRHDFGELAPLIAEDGTYWFSDGSHQGIDAIRAAVEKTFATILDEVYTIEGLEWVAVADELAVCRYRFRWSGTVGGEPASGAGRGTNVIVKRDGTWKMLHEHLSR; from the coding sequence ATGGACCTGGTCACGAGACTCGCGGCGTTCATGTCGTGGTATGAGCAGGCGACCAATCGGCATGACTTCGGCGAGCTGGCACCGTTGATCGCCGAGGACGGGACCTACTGGTTCAGCGACGGCTCACACCAAGGCATCGACGCGATCAGAGCTGCCGTCGAGAAGACCTTCGCCACCATCCTCGACGAGGTCTACACGATCGAAGGGCTGGAGTGGGTCGCGGTCGCCGATGAGCTGGCCGTGTGTCGCTACCGCTTCCGCTGGAGCGGCACCGTAGGCGGTGAGCCGGCTTCCGGAGCGGGTCGCGGCACCAACGTCATCGTCAAGCGCGACGGCACCTGGAAGATGCTGCACGAGCACTTGAGCCGGTAG
- a CDS encoding GNAT family N-acetyltransferase, whose amino-acid sequence MPELKLLHADHAPAVLAFELANRAYFAASVSDRGDDYFDRFTDRYHALLAEQEAGICAFYVLIDGDGQVLGRFNLYDIADHRTDIAGEGADIVGRRADIVERRADLGYRVAEHAAGRGVATAAVLELCESAETRHGLHTLRAATAHRNVASQKVLTKAGFIAVGPADPAELGGQPGTWYQRSLR is encoded by the coding sequence ATGCCCGAGCTGAAGCTGCTGCATGCCGATCACGCCCCGGCGGTCCTGGCTTTCGAGCTGGCGAACCGGGCCTACTTCGCGGCTTCGGTTTCCGACCGCGGCGACGACTATTTCGACCGGTTCACCGACCGGTATCACGCCCTGCTGGCCGAGCAGGAGGCCGGCATCTGTGCCTTCTACGTGCTCATCGACGGCGACGGCCAGGTGCTCGGCCGGTTCAATCTGTACGACATCGCTGATCACCGCACCGACATCGCCGGCGAGGGTGCTGACATCGTCGGTCGCCGTGCCGACATCGTTGAGCGTCGCGCTGACCTCGGCTACCGGGTCGCGGAACATGCCGCCGGACGTGGTGTGGCGACCGCGGCAGTCCTGGAGTTGTGCGAGTCGGCGGAGACCCGGCACGGCTTGCACACGCTGCGGGCCGCCACTGCGCACCGCAATGTCGCGTCTCAGAAAGTGCTGACCAAAGCCGGGTTCATTGCTGTCGGCCCGGCCGACCCGGCCGAACTCGGAGGTCAGCCGGGCACCTGGTACCAGCGTTCGCTCAGGTAG
- a CDS encoding PDR/VanB family oxidoreductase: protein MRELMVRGLVLEADDVLTVDLVDPAGAVLPDWAPGAHVDLVVSDGSVRQYSLCGVPGGESLTIAVRHDPAGKGGSGWVHRTVRPGDRVTMRGVKNHFALEDAPEVVLIAGGVGITPLLPMAEELARGSRAWRLAYVGRKAATMPFVGRVRALGSPAAIHETAVSGRPSMGDLLAGVTSETLVYVCGPASLIEAVEKTLEAEGRGDCLRAEYFEAPELEVAEPGSFTLRLEKSGLELAVPAGRSALEVVTEAGIDVLSDCEEGICGTCDTRVLAGEVDHRDHVLTRSEKAANNCMMLCVSRAAGPRLVIDL from the coding sequence ATGCGAGAGCTGATGGTGCGCGGCCTGGTCCTGGAGGCCGACGACGTGCTGACTGTCGACCTGGTCGACCCGGCCGGTGCGGTTCTGCCCGACTGGGCCCCCGGTGCGCACGTCGACCTGGTGGTGAGCGACGGCTCGGTTCGTCAGTATTCGCTGTGCGGCGTTCCCGGCGGTGAGTCCCTGACGATCGCGGTGCGGCACGATCCGGCGGGCAAGGGCGGCTCCGGCTGGGTGCACCGCACGGTGCGGCCGGGCGACCGGGTCACCATGCGCGGCGTCAAGAACCATTTCGCGCTGGAGGACGCGCCGGAGGTCGTCCTGATCGCCGGGGGTGTCGGCATCACCCCACTGCTGCCGATGGCCGAGGAACTGGCGCGGGGCTCTCGGGCGTGGCGGCTGGCCTATGTCGGGCGTAAGGCTGCCACGATGCCGTTCGTGGGGCGGGTGCGGGCGCTCGGTTCGCCCGCGGCGATCCACGAGACGGCGGTGTCCGGCCGCCCGTCGATGGGCGACCTTCTGGCCGGCGTGACATCGGAGACGCTGGTTTATGTCTGCGGCCCCGCCTCACTGATCGAAGCCGTCGAGAAGACCCTGGAAGCCGAGGGCCGGGGCGACTGCCTGCGCGCCGAGTATTTCGAGGCTCCCGAGCTGGAGGTGGCAGAGCCCGGCTCGTTCACGCTGCGACTGGAGAAATCAGGCCTGGAGCTGGCGGTGCCCGCCGGGCGCAGTGCCCTCGAAGTGGTCACCGAGGCCGGCATCGACGTGCTCAGCGACTGCGAGGAAGGCATCTGCGGCACGTGCGACACCCGGGTGCTCGCGGGCGAGGTCGACCATCGCGACCACGTGCTGACCCGCTCGGAGAAGGCCGCCAACAATTGCATGATGCTCTGCGTCTCACGGGCCGCCGGGCCACGCCTGGTGATCGATCTGTGA
- a CDS encoding cupin domain-containing protein: protein MTAVNRPVEATDLKESLLGQPSAEPLSGEIPVRSRLDFATEDRRVVSGVWESEPGTSRWEFLTRGEIIHVVAGRMTVTEDGGEPVEVTAGTTAYFPIGWQGEWTVIERLRKVFVVYKP from the coding sequence ATGACTGCTGTCAACCGACCGGTGGAGGCGACCGACCTCAAGGAGTCGCTGCTGGGGCAGCCGAGCGCCGAGCCGCTCAGTGGCGAGATCCCGGTGCGCAGCCGGCTCGACTTCGCCACCGAGGACCGGCGTGTCGTCTCCGGTGTCTGGGAGTCCGAGCCGGGCACCTCACGCTGGGAGTTCCTGACCCGCGGCGAGATCATCCACGTCGTCGCCGGTCGCATGACCGTCACCGAGGACGGCGGCGAGCCCGTCGAGGTGACCGCCGGCACGACCGCGTATTTCCCGATCGGCTGGCAGGGCGAGTGGACCGTCATCGAACGGCTCCGCAAGGTCTTCGTGGTCTACAAGCCTTGA
- a CDS encoding N-acyl homoserine lactonase family protein has translation MAVSRIIALTLGWEDLPKSASVHGASRTERVREPVPGLLLETGEGWLLLDTGFNTALLRDPALRRRFYPSPNYQPELPGPGEPLEEALDAVGVALTDITAVALSHLHVDHAGGLKHFAGRVPVHVQRAELDYGLSSHPEPERYSMARIDYDDPRIDWRLAEGDVEIAPGVTALLTAGHTPGHQSFVVDLEGGGGYVFACDAADLTENITDEQAIGSFLQVTPERTVAQIRRLKDIGARRGYPVIPGHDPIAWPALTAELADRFKA, from the coding sequence GTGGCCGTCAGTCGCATCATCGCTCTCACTCTGGGCTGGGAAGACCTGCCGAAATCCGCATCCGTGCACGGAGCCTCCCGCACCGAGCGGGTCCGCGAGCCCGTCCCCGGCCTGCTCCTGGAGACCGGCGAGGGCTGGCTCCTTCTGGACACCGGGTTCAACACGGCGCTGCTCCGCGACCCGGCGCTGCGGCGGCGCTTCTACCCCAGCCCCAACTATCAGCCGGAGCTGCCCGGTCCGGGTGAGCCACTGGAGGAGGCGCTGGATGCGGTGGGGGTCGCCCTGACCGATATCACCGCAGTCGCCCTCAGTCACCTGCACGTCGACCATGCCGGTGGGCTCAAGCATTTCGCCGGCCGGGTGCCGGTGCACGTCCAGAGAGCCGAGCTGGACTACGGCCTGTCCAGCCATCCCGAGCCGGAGCGCTACTCGATGGCCCGGATCGACTACGACGACCCCCGCATCGACTGGCGGCTGGCCGAGGGGGACGTGGAGATCGCCCCCGGCGTGACGGCTCTGCTGACGGCCGGGCACACCCCGGGTCACCAGAGTTTCGTGGTCGATCTGGAGGGTGGCGGCGGTTACGTCTTCGCCTGCGACGCCGCCGACCTGACCGAGAACATCACCGATGAGCAGGCGATCGGCTCGTTCCTCCAGGTGACTCCGGAGCGGACCGTCGCCCAGATCCGCCGTCTGAAGGACATCGGGGCCCGTCGCGGTTATCCGGTGATCCCCGGGCACGACCCGATCGCCTGGCCGGCCTTGACGGCGGAACTGGCGGATCGCTTCAAGGCCTGA
- a CDS encoding SMI1/KNR4 family protein, with translation MSLHDFATWKPLLELLHAANPAAFDTPGGHLSGRIGRDGSRSLSLPPPVVREPRRAVQVEDMRAEFAAIARVTSALDGDSVTFVAEMPSPGRVVLHLIAPNPAVEGGLRPYPASLLLVDGAVPEPWRRLPETYPGVGPSASADPGLLGRTLRAKLPDAVPATETAIAETETRLGITLPEELKAVYRVTRAIWSDWESSDLYDRAIRFNLACLDELYLGDAASRPCEWRFGAWEAVSTPPGAAVQGLIGSPGWLVIGENGGGDRIVLDLTPGPAGHLGQIILLSHEEYAGATLLADSLTELIIRGFQPVRADSTPEDPPLVATVGSVAGAESVASSRLEVLHLGFWDGEPFNLIPVTASPRLRTLTAHPGSLADPRSLAALTGLEFLELSAADWRILLDAGAVPAGLLAAGIEVAGRPNPLPIIDVANRILALWNRPLITRHIIEGFL, from the coding sequence ATGTCCCTGCACGACTTCGCGACCTGGAAACCGCTGCTGGAGCTCCTGCACGCGGCGAACCCGGCCGCCTTCGACACGCCGGGCGGTCACCTGTCCGGCCGGATCGGGCGAGACGGTTCCCGGAGTCTGTCCCTGCCCCCGCCGGTCGTCCGGGAACCCCGCCGGGCCGTGCAGGTCGAGGACATGCGCGCCGAGTTCGCGGCGATCGCCCGGGTGACGAGTGCGCTCGACGGCGACAGTGTCACGTTCGTGGCCGAGATGCCGTCACCCGGACGGGTGGTGCTGCACCTGATCGCGCCGAACCCCGCCGTGGAGGGCGGGCTGCGGCCCTACCCGGCGTCGCTGCTGCTCGTCGACGGGGCGGTGCCGGAACCGTGGCGACGGCTGCCGGAGACCTACCCGGGCGTCGGGCCGTCGGCGTCGGCGGATCCCGGGCTGCTCGGGCGCACGCTGCGGGCGAAGCTTCCGGACGCGGTTCCCGCCACCGAGACGGCGATCGCCGAGACCGAGACCCGGCTCGGGATCACCCTGCCCGAGGAGCTGAAAGCCGTCTACCGGGTGACCCGCGCGATCTGGTCCGACTGGGAGTCCTCCGACCTCTACGATCGCGCCATCCGGTTCAACCTGGCCTGTCTCGACGAGCTCTACCTCGGGGACGCGGCGTCCCGCCCCTGCGAATGGCGGTTCGGCGCCTGGGAAGCGGTCTCCACCCCACCCGGCGCGGCCGTGCAGGGCCTCATCGGCTCACCCGGCTGGCTCGTCATCGGCGAGAACGGCGGCGGCGACCGGATCGTCCTCGACCTCACCCCCGGCCCGGCCGGTCACCTCGGTCAGATCATCCTGCTCAGCCACGAGGAGTACGCCGGGGCCACCCTGCTCGCCGACTCCCTGACCGAGTTGATCATCCGCGGTTTCCAGCCGGTCCGTGCCGACTCGACGCCGGAAGACCCGCCGCTGGTCGCCACCGTCGGCAGTGTTGCCGGTGCCGAATCCGTGGCCAGCTCCCGCCTCGAGGTGCTGCACCTCGGGTTCTGGGACGGCGAACCCTTTAACCTGATCCCGGTCACCGCCTCGCCGCGGCTGCGGACCCTGACCGCTCACCCCGGCTCGCTCGCCGACCCGCGATCACTGGCGGCTCTCACCGGCCTGGAGTTCCTGGAACTGTCCGCCGCCGACTGGCGGATCCTCCTCGACGCCGGAGCCGTCCCCGCCGGTCTGCTGGCCGCGGGGATCGAGGTGGCGGGGCGGCCGAATCCGTTGCCGATCATCGACGTCGCCAACCGGATTCTGGCGCTGTGGAACCGCCCGCTGATCACCCGTCACATCATCGAGGGTTTCCTCTAG
- a CDS encoding FAD-binding oxidoreductase — MVLSRRALLSAGLIGVLPPRSPRSYDPADADWQALAAGLAGTVERPGTSGYDQARQLFSPRFDPIRPPAVVRCANQADVVAAVAFANRFGLPIVPRGGGHSYVGASTSSTGLVLDLRPLRTVGFDAATATATIGGGATLLDVGSGLAAHGVSVPAGSCGSVGISGLTCGGGIGVASAAYGLTSDNVVSAEVVTADGKSRTVDAQRDTDLFWALRGGGGGRFGVVTSWRLRTHPAATAGTFTLVYPWADAALVVAGWLARISAAPDNAWSACLLESDRTGALSVRLHGSVLDGDAHAEVTALTRSVGRDPVSATIGHPSPAGTPKARATHLTGSEIFARPLPSTAVTALLAVLQRRAAAKLPGLAKLKRLTGAPARVTPGSTAFGWHGAHSMLQWLVEPATAGAVPVADAYTWIDAGHHAMLPWSAGRYVNYREPGPVDPVRYHGRNAARLERIRATVDPAGRFL, encoded by the coding sequence ATGGTCTTGTCCCGTCGTGCCCTGCTCAGTGCCGGTCTGATCGGGGTGCTGCCACCCCGGTCCCCGCGCTCCTACGATCCGGCGGACGCCGACTGGCAGGCTCTCGCCGCCGGTCTCGCCGGAACCGTGGAGCGGCCCGGCACTTCCGGCTACGACCAGGCACGACAGCTGTTCTCGCCGAGGTTCGATCCGATCCGGCCGCCCGCAGTCGTGCGCTGCGCGAACCAGGCCGACGTGGTCGCGGCGGTGGCCTTCGCGAACCGGTTCGGGCTGCCGATCGTGCCGCGCGGCGGCGGGCACTCGTACGTCGGCGCGTCCACCTCGTCCACCGGCCTGGTCCTCGACCTGCGCCCACTGAGGACCGTCGGTTTCGACGCGGCCACCGCAACCGCCACGATCGGCGGCGGTGCGACCCTGCTCGATGTCGGCTCCGGCCTGGCCGCACACGGTGTCTCGGTGCCGGCCGGGTCGTGCGGTTCGGTCGGGATCTCCGGGCTGACCTGCGGCGGCGGCATCGGGGTGGCGTCCGCGGCCTACGGCCTGACCAGCGACAACGTGGTCTCCGCCGAGGTGGTGACCGCGGACGGTAAGTCCCGGACCGTGGACGCGCAACGGGACACCGACCTGTTCTGGGCGCTGCGCGGCGGTGGCGGCGGCCGGTTCGGGGTGGTCACGTCGTGGCGGCTGCGGACTCACCCGGCGGCGACGGCCGGAACGTTCACCCTGGTCTACCCGTGGGCGGACGCGGCGCTGGTGGTGGCGGGCTGGCTGGCCCGGATCTCGGCGGCACCGGACAACGCGTGGTCGGCCTGTCTGCTGGAGTCGGACCGTACCGGCGCTCTGTCCGTGCGTCTGCACGGGTCCGTCCTCGACGGCGACGCCCACGCCGAGGTCACCGCTCTGACCAGGAGTGTCGGCCGGGATCCGGTCTCCGCGACGATCGGTCACCCATCGCCGGCCGGCACGCCGAAGGCCCGCGCGACCCACCTGACCGGCAGTGAGATCTTCGCCCGGCCGTTGCCGTCCACCGCGGTCACCGCGTTGCTGGCCGTGCTGCAACGCCGGGCCGCCGCGAAGCTTCCGGGCCTGGCGAAGCTGAAACGGCTGACCGGGGCGCCGGCGCGGGTCACACCGGGTTCGACCGCATTCGGGTGGCACGGCGCGCACTCCATGTTGCAGTGGCTGGTCGAACCGGCCACCGCCGGCGCCGTGCCGGTCGCCGACGCCTACACCTGGATCGACGCCGGCCATCACGCGATGTTGCCGTGGTCGGCCGGCCGCTACGTCAACTACCGGGAGCCCGGCCCGGTGGACCCGGTCCGCTACCACGGCCGCAACGCCGCCCGCCTGGAACGGATCCGCGCCACTGTCGACCCGGCCGGCCGGTTCCTATGA
- a CDS encoding cupin domain-containing protein, protein MPQRPELAERHDLQPHPEGGWYRETWRSPIMFQPDGYPGPRHSATAILFLLQPGEESAWHVVRSAELWFWHSGGPLLLRRGGSGDTPGPGDEVLLGPDQPQALIPAGVWQAAEPAADQPVLVSCVVSPGFEFTDFTMI, encoded by the coding sequence ATGCCGCAGCGACCCGAGCTAGCCGAACGCCACGACCTGCAACCGCACCCGGAAGGCGGCTGGTACCGGGAGACCTGGCGCTCCCCGATCATGTTCCAGCCCGACGGCTACCCCGGCCCGCGCCACTCCGCCACCGCGATCCTGTTCCTGCTGCAACCGGGCGAGGAGTCGGCGTGGCACGTGGTCCGCAGCGCCGAGCTGTGGTTCTGGCATTCCGGCGGCCCGCTGCTGCTGCGCCGCGGCGGCAGCGGCGACACTCCCGGCCCCGGCGACGAGGTACTGCTCGGCCCGGACCAGCCGCAGGCGCTGATCCCGGCCGGCGTCTGGCAGGCCGCCGAACCCGCCGCCGACCAGCCGGTCCTGGTCAGCTGCGTGGTCTCCCCCGGCTTCGAGTTCACCGACTTCACCATGATCTAG
- a CDS encoding PNPOx family protein yields the protein MTSSPFVRATTPAVRFLAGRRGLPIWGVIHHRGRKTGRDLAVPIAVTVAPDGFVINLPWGAGTNWVRNVLAAGVCVLRWKGLDYRLDQPRILDAAAARPYYGSTAWKFAQRFFPADAWLLLHHAGR from the coding sequence ATGACCTCGTCACCGTTCGTTCGTGCCACCACGCCCGCCGTCCGGTTCCTCGCCGGGCGCCGTGGCCTGCCGATCTGGGGAGTGATCCACCATCGCGGCCGGAAGACCGGTCGTGACCTGGCCGTTCCGATCGCGGTGACGGTCGCCCCGGACGGCTTCGTGATCAACCTGCCGTGGGGCGCAGGCACCAACTGGGTGCGCAACGTGCTGGCCGCTGGTGTTTGTGTGCTGCGCTGGAAAGGGCTCGACTACCGGCTCGATCAGCCACGGATCCTCGACGCGGCGGCCGCCCGGCCCTACTACGGCAGCACCGCGTGGAAGTTCGCGCAGCGGTTCTTCCCGGCCGACGCCTGGCTGCTGCTCCACCATGCCGGGCGTTGA
- a CDS encoding alpha/beta fold hydrolase — MTVEPRFARTEDGVSIGYQILGQGPPLVWMPSLSNITAQWRIPALRAAYTGLARKVTLILYDGRGTGISDRRIDLGDLGVDAHLRDLRAVLDHVGVQRPSLLGYYHSVATAIAFAAREPERVRRLVLFGGSPQLREAMLPAQTQALLSLVEQDWDLFADAAATAWLGWDSAASGRWTAEAFRTATSPAAAKAWFEAAGHIDVTGELSRVRAPALVLHRQGEQRIPVEVFQRLTAGLPDGRLVELPGATPTLFIEDPAADIALVTGFVTSGRVGQPEPGTGRMGRSAPRTGLTAREGEVLRLLATGDSNAEIGRELGITVHTVERHLSAIYRKIGARSRSDAIRISVIARDGSPGRFPAAGTG, encoded by the coding sequence GTGACGGTAGAGCCGCGGTTCGCCCGTACCGAGGACGGGGTTTCGATCGGTTATCAGATCCTCGGGCAGGGGCCGCCACTGGTGTGGATGCCGTCGCTGAGCAACATCACTGCTCAGTGGCGGATTCCGGCACTGCGGGCCGCCTACACCGGGCTGGCCCGGAAGGTGACGCTGATCCTGTACGACGGTCGCGGCACCGGCATCTCCGACCGCCGGATCGACCTCGGTGACCTGGGTGTCGACGCGCACCTGCGGGATCTGCGGGCGGTCCTGGACCACGTGGGTGTGCAACGGCCGTCGCTGCTCGGGTACTACCACTCGGTGGCGACGGCGATCGCGTTCGCGGCCCGGGAACCGGAGCGGGTGCGGCGGCTGGTCCTGTTCGGCGGGTCACCGCAGCTGCGGGAGGCGATGCTGCCGGCGCAGACCCAGGCACTGTTGTCCCTGGTCGAGCAGGACTGGGACCTGTTCGCGGATGCCGCCGCGACGGCCTGGCTGGGCTGGGACTCGGCGGCGTCCGGGCGGTGGACGGCGGAGGCGTTCCGGACCGCGACCAGCCCGGCGGCGGCGAAAGCGTGGTTCGAGGCGGCCGGGCACATCGACGTCACCGGCGAACTGTCCCGGGTGCGGGCTCCGGCGCTCGTCCTGCACCGGCAGGGTGAGCAGCGGATTCCGGTGGAGGTGTTCCAGCGGCTCACCGCCGGGTTGCCGGACGGGCGGCTCGTCGAACTGCCCGGTGCCACGCCGACGCTGTTCATCGAGGATCCGGCGGCCGACATCGCACTGGTCACCGGGTTCGTCACCAGCGGGCGCGTGGGCCAGCCCGAGCCGGGAACCGGGCGCATGGGACGGTCCGCGCCGAGAACCGGGCTCACCGCCCGGGAGGGTGAGGTCTTGCGGCTGCTCGCGACCGGGGACTCCAATGCGGAGATCGGGCGCGAGCTCGGCATCACCGTACACACGGTGGAACGTCATCTCTCCGCGATCTACCGCAAGATCGGTGCCCGGAGCCGCAGCGACGCGATCCGGATTTCCGTCATCGCGCGTGACGGATCACCGGGACGTTTCCCGGCCGCCGGTACCGGATGA